The proteins below are encoded in one region of Candidatus Thermoplasmatota archaeon:
- a CDS encoding response regulator: protein MSIILVVEDEEPIQELIKEYLSPLNVEIYQALSGEEGVTLYRELLDKKRKPELVVMDLKLPGIDGVETTKRIINMDPKASVYGFTAYFGTEWSEELKDAGAKGVIARPVGFEGFRDIVKRILEGEEI from the coding sequence ATGAGTATTATACTGGTTGTTGAAGATGAGGAGCCCATACAGGAGCTTATAAAGGAATATCTCTCTCCACTTAATGTTGAGATTTACCAGGCCTTGAGCGGGGAAGAGGGTGTAACACTATATAGGGAGCTACTGGACAAAAAAAGAAAACCAGAGTTGGTTGTAATGGATTTAAAATTGCCAGGCATAGATGGTGTAGAAACAACAAAGAGAATAATCAACATGGACCCGAAAGCGAGCGTATATGGCTTTACGGCTTACTTCGGGACAGAATGGTCAGAAGAGTTGAAAGATGCAGGTGCGAAAGGGGTGATAGCCAGACCGGTTGGATTTGAAGGATTCAGAGATATTGTGAAGAGAATACTGGAAGGTGAAGAGATTTAG
- a CDS encoding DUF6015 family protein, whose product MSIVTLEDLAIAISNRININVESAMGDANFVMDLFGYEDRIIDNVLEPEDRQLFYILEEEGMLITEREETTIYDGRTWRTHYWFINKETILSYKEGKEGKDKKSKEKKNTTEVYEEIPDEMWFLR is encoded by the coding sequence ATGAGTATTGTAACTTTGGAAGACCTAGCAATTGCAATATCAAACCGTATAAATATCAATGTGGAATCTGCAATGGGAGATGCAAATTTTGTTATGGACTTGTTTGGATACGAGGATAGAATAATAGATAACGTGCTGGAGCCGGAGGATAGACAGCTATTCTATATACTCGAAGAAGAGGGCATGCTTATTACGGAGAGAGAAGAGACGACCATTTACGATGGTAGAACATGGAGAACCCATTATTGGTTCATAAATAAAGAAACGATTTTAAGTTACAAGGAAGGAAAAGAAGGAAAAGATAAAAAAAGTAAGGAGAAAAAAAATACCACAGAAGTATATGAGGAGATACCGGATGAAATGTGGTTTTTAAGATAA